GCTTTAGCTACACTGTAAACTCAGGTGACGACTGACAGATTAAAACTCTCCTTTCAGTCAAAAACTGCATTTGCTTCGGGATCTGGTGGAGGGGTTTCAAAGAGGATTCAGCTCCACAAATAGCTAACAAATGAAAATATCAAACCCTGAAAAGAGAGTTATCTCATGAAAGCAGCAATATGTTATTGAGAGAACTATTTCTATATTTATCCTTTAAGCACATTTACAGAAGGCGCCAATGGCTTTTGCTCCATGGTCACAGCTCATAGAAAGAACTTCATGCTGTCTGTGATAAAAAAGAAACCATGAAAAAGTAATCCTGTTTGGCCGAATTCACACGGGATCAAAAGTCAGCAAAAACCCGTCAACACTTGTGAAGACAGAGGATGACACAGGCAGTGAGCAGCAGCGGCTAAGTGGTCCCCTCTGTTTAAATTGGGCGACTTTAGACGATATACATTCACGTCACTGAGGACCTTATAGCCTTCTTCAACTTAGGATGGGGACATTGAGCCGCTAATTACTCATTTCCTTTTCACATCTCCAAACACAGCATCACTTGTGACCTTATCTCTGGGCCTGTCACTTTGTTAGCATTCACATGGCAAGTGTGGTGATGAATATAATTACTGCAGCCCAAAATAATAATACCATCGTGGTTCAGCCACAACCAGTCGATTGTTAAAGGCCCTtcatttctccttctcctcttccaggTTAGACAAGGGTCAAAAATAGAGGTATTAGATCTATGAGAGGATATATCCtataataatgttttttccttctaagaggttttttttcactggaaactcaaattatttttgtattgGTAAATTCATCTTCACTTACGTTTTTCATGACTCATAGTTATGAAGGTTTTTGAAGTGGCCCtgcattttattgttttgtcaCTGATGTGATTTTGGTTTGAAGAGCGGTTTCAATTTTGCAAGGTGTCTCCCGCCCGAATCGGACCTTTACATGAATTGTACGTCACTTTTCACGTTGCAATACATTGCAAATGTAAATACTTCATCCCAATCTTCAATGTGGAACTTGTGTTAAAGatgtgttaaataaaaacattaaaagaacaCTTCAGAATAATATTAAGTACATGCGTGTACTTgctttttgggattttttttctttcataatagtgtagaaagaaacacaaaacttgACCTTGGAAACAACAGTTGACAATCAGTCTTACTTTCACcacgtagaaaaaaaaaaaatcaaacgatCATCATCATGCGATGTCAACTCCTGTTTCCAAGGCCAAGAATTCACCTCGCTTAATGTTAGGAGCCGACACGATTCAGAGGTCCTGAAGGGTTTAAAACATTTGGAAATTTGATCATTATTGAGTCCATGCCAACCAGAGATCTactgatcagaatcagaaatactgaACATAGCCTCGAACAGGATTACAAAACTTTGTGACATTGGGTGAAGTCTATCAGTGATGTTTTCTTGAGACAAGTTGTtacagttttactttttttttttttaaacgtgttgTCTCTTATTCCAAATTATTACGGTTAAGGTTTTATGGGCCTACATAACATTTAGGTTGACACACAGCCCTATACATTTGTGATGAAAACGTCAAACCTCCTACATGTCCATGGTCAGGGTCAATGTATGTTTGCACTGACCCTAAATTAAACTTGACGATATAAaggccagttttttttttatattattatgtaaatttttttttattgttttatatttaaattttcttggggggggggatatataaaaaacagtatatatatttatgtgtgtgtgtgcaatgtcTTTGTCGTGTTTTTATGTTAACAGACTATATAAAatccaaaaaaacacagaaacagatcaAATAAATGGTAAAATGTCGCCTCCTTGTGGCGACAGGTGGAACTCCAAGACGCCAACTGTGACCCGGAAGTCATTCcaacatgttttctcttttacacGTGTAGACAGCGagtgaacatttcaaacatggctGCGTGCAGTGTGGAAGCGCTGCTGGCCAAAGCCGAGCAAGAAGAGGCCGAGAAGCTCAAAAGTATATCCGTCCACAAGGAGCTCGACCTGGAGTTTGACATCGGAAACCTGCTGGCATGTGACAAAAACCGCGTCGAGCCTCGGCATTTCAGAGAGCAGAAGAAAGACGAGTTCCTGCTGGCGTTAGCCCGCGACAACACGCAGCTGCTCGTCAACGAAGTCTGGAAACAGCCCACGGAGAGAGTCCAGGAGGCGATAGTGGTCAAACTACCGGACACCGTGACCCCTTTGCCCAGAGAGAAACCCCCTCCGAAGCCCAGACCTCCCACGAAATGGGAAGAGTTCGCCAAACTGAAGGgcatacagaagaagaagaagaccaaCCTGGTGTGGGATGACACCGCGAAGGAGTGGAGGAGGCGCTGGGGCTACAAGAGGGCCAAAGACGACACCAAGGACTGGCTGATCGAGGTGCCTGAAACCGCGGATCCCAATGAGGACCAGTTTGCGAGACGCGCCACCGCGAAGAAGGAGAGAGTGGCGAAGAATGAGTTCAACAGGCTGAAAAACATCGCCAGGGCTCAAAAGATCAAGCTCCCAGGTGTGGGTCTGACCCCTGTTGCCCAGCAGTCCAAAGACGACCTGGCGCGGGCTGTGAGTGTGGCCAAAACCTCCACGGCGTCCGCGGGGAGGTTTCAGGACCGCCTGCCCAAAGAGAAAGCGCCTAAAAACCAAGGCAAGAAGAGGAAATTTGATCCCCTCATTGGGGATTTTTCAAACGAGAAGAACAAGCAGCTAGAGCTTCTGAAACTAATGGACAGTAAGAAACCAAAGCTGGACATGACCAAGGCTGTGAACAAGCagatgagagaggaggacagagaggaggccGCGGCGAGGTACAAGAAGGGAGCAGGGAAGAAAGGACGCAAAGGAAACATGGCAGGAAAAGGCAAaggaaaaggtggaaaaggaggTAAAGCTGGAGGTAAAGCTGGAGGAATGAAGAGAGGGAAACCTGGGAAGCGCTGAGAGACTTGTGACTGTGCGGGATGTGTTTGTGGGGCATCAAAACATTGGACTGGACTCAAAAGATGtgactgtggggggggggggggggggggtgtcactttgcggggttttttttgtcactttttcaGTGTGTTTATAAATAATCAAACCTGTAAGACACCTGTCCCACTCTTCTTGGAAACAGACTGattgatatttttaatattaatgtaaaatactaaaaaaaaatcaataaaaacaaacatgtatgttgttccGTTCATGTTTCTATTTGACTCAGACTTACTtattaaatcattgatcagacTGTACCTCAGAATGTCAAACATTCAGGATCCTCAGAAGCTGTTAAAACAACACGTGACATAATTACCGCTGTTGTAA
This is a stretch of genomic DNA from Labrus bergylta chromosome 20, fLabBer1.1, whole genome shotgun sequence. It encodes these proteins:
- the rrs1 gene encoding ribosome biogenesis regulatory protein homolog, which produces MAACSVEALLAKAEQEEAEKLKSISVHKELDLEFDIGNLLACDKNRVEPRHFREQKKDEFLLALARDNTQLLVNEVWKQPTERVQEAIVVKLPDTVTPLPREKPPPKPRPPTKWEEFAKLKGIQKKKKTNLVWDDTAKEWRRRWGYKRAKDDTKDWLIEVPETADPNEDQFARRATAKKERVAKNEFNRLKNIARAQKIKLPGVGLTPVAQQSKDDLARAVSVAKTSTASAGRFQDRLPKEKAPKNQGKKRKFDPLIGDFSNEKNKQLELLKLMDSKKPKLDMTKAVNKQMREEDREEAAARYKKGAGKKGRKGNMAGKGKGKGGKGGKAGGKAGGMKRGKPGKR